AGGTTATTATCCTATCTTCCCCAACGTCAATTCCCATCTTTTGGAGCTTTTCCCTGTACATTCTGGCATTTCTCGTGGAGTTGTTGGTGAGAAAAATGAATGGGACTTTATTCGCTTTTAAAAACTCGATAACCTCATTTGCTCCTTCAATGGGCTCTTTCCCCCTGTAAATGACACCGTCCATGTCAAAGATGATTCCGATCATAACTGGCACCAAGAAAGAAAGGGAAAGGGGGTTTAAAAATTCACTGCTCTGCGTAAATTTGAAGAGAAATTAAGCACAGGTCTTTTTGGATTTCATTTCCAGCTTCTGGGTTCACGAGGAAGAACATTGAAACCTTGGCCACCTCTGACGGCTTAAGAGGGGAGGTGAGGATTGATATTGAGTGACTGTTTAGATCGAAAAGGGTTTTTCCGGAATAATCGTTTAGGGTGTAGGTTTGGTTTTCAACAGTTATGGTTATCCGCTCCAGTATGAGGTTCCTGCTGAGCTCTCCAGCATCTGGGCTCGAGTCCACCAATGCCTCTGCATCGATGAGATCTCCATTTTCCAAGTCTTTGATGCTTGGGATTATTAGTATCTTGGAGACGTTGAAATCGCCGCTGTTTTTTATGTAGAACTCCGCCTTTACTTCGTCTCCGGGCTTTAGGTCATCGAAGGCGAAGAGCCTTAAGTCGTTGTAAAAAGTATTTCCGGTCTTGCTTATTCTGATGTCAAACTCTCCCGTTGAAATTTCGTTGTTCTCTGAGGTGCTCACGTCACTGAAAATCGCCATCCCTATCCTGAAGCCTGCTGCACCAAGTAAAAGCCCTACAAATATAAGGCCCAGTTCTCTTTTC
The Thermococcus sp. 2319x1 DNA segment above includes these coding regions:
- a CDS encoding TasA family protein, translated to MKRELGLIFVGLLLGAAGFRIGMAIFSDVSTSENNEISTGEFDIRISKTGNTFYNDLRLFAFDDLKPGDEVKAEFYIKNSGDFNVSKILIIPSIKDLENGDLIDAEALVDSSPDAGELSRNLILERITITVENQTYTLNDYSGKTLFDLNSHSISILTSPLKPSEVAKVSMFFLVNPEAGNEIQKDLCLISLQIYAEQ